The following proteins come from a genomic window of Stigmatella erecta:
- a CDS encoding beta-ketoacyl-[acyl-carrier-protein] synthase family protein, with translation MSGSDVVITGLGAITPFGVGAAAVRQALLERRTAFASSAPTMDAMPPLEPFLSARVAESAASTVLGKKGLRAVNPESQLFIAAAQLALREAGVDSANLDPTHIGLFAGTVRGGLDEYLRYHIESLVWGMHRVSATRGPNTGFNAPASHGSIRLKLQAANMTLSSRTAASLDAISQGADFIRKGRARFILAGGIETFSYAAADALHADGQVPSGPPRPYDAQRGRPVPGEGAVVLLLETRENAQARGAKILATVGAWSTAFEPASRGASVAAAGVRSLKGALSREGIEAQGIGAIFSSAAGSVETDAAEAQALGEVFGPALSETPLCAVKGTAGEWDGASGALQALAAVQTLAEGVLPPTGGTESVDPALPRMRIPKEPLAGTYQRALVHVLDPSGRSSTLILRGAEG, from the coding sequence GTGAGCGGATCAGACGTGGTCATCACGGGCCTGGGGGCCATCACGCCGTTCGGCGTGGGGGCGGCGGCGGTGCGCCAGGCGCTTCTGGAGCGGCGGACGGCCTTCGCCTCGTCGGCTCCCACGATGGATGCAATGCCCCCGCTGGAGCCCTTCCTCTCGGCCCGGGTGGCCGAGTCCGCGGCCAGCACGGTGCTGGGCAAGAAGGGGCTCCGGGCGGTCAACCCCGAGTCCCAGCTCTTCATCGCCGCGGCCCAGCTCGCCCTGCGCGAGGCCGGGGTCGACTCCGCCAACCTGGACCCGACCCACATCGGGCTGTTCGCGGGCACGGTGCGCGGCGGCCTGGACGAGTACCTGCGCTACCACATCGAGAGCCTCGTGTGGGGCATGCACCGGGTCAGCGCCACGCGCGGCCCGAACACGGGCTTCAACGCGCCGGCCTCCCACGGCTCCATCCGGCTGAAGCTGCAAGCGGCCAACATGACGCTGTCCAGCCGGACGGCGGCCTCGCTGGATGCCATCTCCCAGGGCGCGGACTTCATCCGCAAGGGCCGGGCGCGGTTCATCCTCGCGGGCGGCATCGAGACGTTCAGCTACGCCGCCGCCGATGCCCTCCACGCCGATGGCCAGGTCCCCTCGGGGCCCCCTCGGCCGTATGACGCCCAGCGCGGGCGGCCCGTCCCCGGCGAGGGGGCGGTGGTGCTGCTCCTGGAGACGCGCGAGAACGCCCAGGCGCGCGGCGCCAAGATTCTCGCCACGGTGGGCGCCTGGTCCACCGCGTTCGAGCCGGCGAGCCGGGGCGCGAGCGTGGCCGCGGCCGGCGTGCGCTCCCTCAAGGGCGCGCTCAGCCGCGAGGGCATCGAGGCCCAGGGCATCGGCGCCATCTTCTCCTCCGCCGCGGGCAGCGTGGAGACGGATGCCGCGGAGGCGCAGGCCCTGGGCGAGGTGTTCGGGCCTGCCCTGAGCGAGACGCCGCTGTGCGCCGTGAAGGGCACCGCGGGCGAGTGGGATGGGGCCAGCGGCGCGCTGCAGGCGCTCGCGGCCGTGCAGACGCTGGCCGAGGGCGTATTGCCGCCCACGGGGGGCACCGAGAGCGTGGACCCCGCGCTGCCCCGCATGCGGATTCCGAAGGAGCCGCTCGCGGGCACCTACCAGCGGGCCCTGGTGCACGTGCTGGATCCGTCCGGCCGCTCCTCGACGCTCATCCTTCGGGGAGCCGAGGGGTGA
- a CDS encoding beta-ketoacyl-[acyl-carrier-protein] synthase family protein, producing the protein MSKRNVVVTGVSVITSVGVGVDAFWSAVCRGEVGTGKLTRFSPEGLRSDRAGEIKNFDDTKAFRHLDPTPHQRGTRLAMSASRMAVEDAKLSAGSLEGVSERAGVVMGVVVANRPGLEAPYGQGHKQPEGRKPVSLRAHDVALVSEVPASELGLRGPSLVIPTACAAGNSAIGCAMDLIQDGHADLMLAGGVDELSPAMLMMFSLFDAMSTDVVRPFDKNRRGLILSEGAAVLVLEAEEHARARGAHIYGRVLGHGNFADAHDMTHPHPEGLGARLAMESALRESGLSPKDVHYVSAHGTGTPTNDPTEARAIRDLFGSHTDSLPVSSIKSMLGHSQGAASAIESVACLMAMRDGVVPPTVNFTEADPECQALDVVPNQARKHRVQVAMNNAFGFGGNISCVVFGQ; encoded by the coding sequence ATGAGCAAGCGGAATGTCGTCGTCACGGGGGTGAGCGTCATCACCTCCGTGGGGGTGGGGGTCGACGCCTTCTGGTCCGCCGTCTGCCGAGGTGAAGTGGGAACGGGCAAGCTCACCCGGTTCTCCCCCGAGGGGCTGCGCAGTGACCGCGCCGGCGAAATCAAGAACTTCGATGACACGAAGGCCTTCCGGCACCTGGACCCCACGCCGCACCAGCGCGGGACGCGGCTGGCCATGTCGGCCTCGCGCATGGCCGTCGAGGACGCGAAGCTGAGCGCGGGTTCTCTGGAGGGCGTCTCCGAGCGCGCCGGCGTGGTGATGGGCGTGGTGGTGGCCAACCGCCCGGGCCTGGAGGCGCCGTATGGCCAGGGCCACAAGCAGCCCGAGGGCCGCAAGCCCGTGTCGCTGCGCGCCCACGACGTGGCGCTGGTGAGCGAGGTGCCCGCCAGCGAGCTGGGCCTGCGCGGGCCGTCGCTGGTGATTCCCACGGCCTGCGCCGCGGGCAACAGCGCCATCGGCTGCGCGATGGACCTCATCCAGGACGGCCATGCGGACCTGATGCTCGCGGGGGGCGTGGACGAGCTGTCGCCCGCGATGCTCATGATGTTCTCGCTGTTCGACGCGATGTCGACCGACGTGGTGCGCCCGTTCGACAAGAACCGGCGCGGGCTCATCCTCTCCGAGGGCGCGGCGGTGCTGGTGCTCGAGGCCGAGGAGCACGCCCGGGCGCGCGGCGCGCACATCTATGGACGGGTGCTCGGGCACGGGAACTTCGCGGATGCCCACGACATGACGCACCCGCACCCCGAGGGGCTCGGCGCGCGGCTGGCCATGGAGTCGGCGCTGCGCGAGAGCGGGCTGTCCCCCAAGGACGTCCACTACGTCTCGGCGCACGGGACGGGCACGCCGACCAATGATCCGACCGAGGCCCGGGCCATCCGGGACCTGTTCGGCAGCCACACGGACTCGCTGCCCGTCTCGTCCATCAAGTCGATGCTGGGGCACTCCCAGGGCGCCGCGAGCGCCATCGAGTCGGTGGCCTGCCTGATGGCGATGCGCGATGGCGTGGTGCCGCCGACCGTGAACTTCACGGAGGCGGACCCCGAGTGCCAGGCGCTCGATGTGGTGCCCAACCAGGCCCGCAAGCACCGCGTGCAGGTGGCGATGAACAACGCGTTCGGCTTTGGCGGCAACATTTCTTGCGTCGTCTTCGGTCAGTGA
- a CDS encoding acyl carrier protein gives MTRDEIRSKVMQIAGEVFELEPQELQGDKHIIDELGATSVMRLEFIVMLERGFGLQFVPEEIEVAQNLDEVVGVVETFVRRKAS, from the coding sequence ATGACACGTGATGAGATTCGTTCCAAGGTGATGCAGATCGCTGGCGAGGTCTTCGAGCTGGAGCCCCAGGAGCTTCAGGGCGACAAGCACATCATCGATGAGCTGGGGGCCACCTCGGTCATGCGGCTGGAGTTCATCGTCATGCTCGAGCGCGGCTTTGGGCTCCAGTTCGTCCCCGAGGAGATCGAAGTCGCGCAGAACCTGGACGAGGTGGTGGGGGTGGTGGAGACGTTCGTCCGCAGGAAGGCTTCATGA
- a CDS encoding UbiA family prenyltransferase has product MTLLQVGSIRFTAFYLAAFSTAIAATGHDPVPWLAIAVPLWMVKCLAIELTNRYADRIEDAVNRQERTLLCEQVGYDTIRRAAIGLNALVLAFYLAWFAEWRRPELFAVQLVSWLVMWNYSVGLRFKARRLGVLVALCGTFILPFLCGWMIYGEFKSVPLPILAMLVFVFSLSGIKDITDVEGDAKRGYRSFFVDVASRRSAARLLLLLGSPYLFIAGLVAFGAAEPRFLALGVFAPISLLFASLVRGAREPHERTTVREWTYQFWYVFLMGILWLVQPTVHNALVLGGCTLFWVLATRKLHWAVGLRADQVEDVSRILSRVFVAS; this is encoded by the coding sequence GTGACCCTGCTCCAAGTGGGCAGCATCCGGTTCACGGCCTTCTATTTGGCGGCCTTCTCCACGGCGATCGCCGCCACGGGGCACGATCCCGTGCCCTGGCTGGCCATCGCCGTGCCGCTGTGGATGGTGAAGTGCCTGGCCATCGAGCTCACCAACCGGTACGCGGACCGCATCGAGGACGCGGTGAACCGCCAGGAGCGGACGCTGCTGTGCGAGCAGGTGGGGTACGACACCATCCGCCGGGCGGCCATCGGGCTGAACGCGCTGGTGCTGGCCTTCTACCTGGCCTGGTTCGCGGAGTGGCGGCGCCCGGAGCTGTTCGCGGTGCAGCTCGTCTCGTGGCTGGTGATGTGGAACTACTCGGTGGGCCTGCGCTTCAAGGCGCGGCGGCTCGGGGTGCTGGTGGCGCTGTGCGGCACCTTCATCCTGCCGTTCCTCTGCGGGTGGATGATCTACGGCGAGTTCAAGAGCGTGCCGCTGCCCATCCTGGCGATGCTGGTGTTCGTCTTCTCGCTGTCGGGCATCAAGGACATCACCGACGTGGAGGGCGATGCGAAGCGCGGCTACCGGAGCTTCTTCGTGGATGTGGCCAGCCGGCGCTCGGCGGCGCGGCTGCTGCTGCTGCTGGGCAGCCCCTACCTCTTCATCGCGGGGCTGGTGGCCTTCGGCGCGGCGGAGCCGCGGTTCCTGGCGCTGGGGGTGTTCGCCCCCATCTCGCTGCTCTTCGCCTCGCTGGTGCGCGGGGCGCGCGAGCCCCACGAGCGGACGACGGTGCGCGAGTGGACGTACCAGTTCTGGTACGTGTTCCTGATGGGCATCCTCTGGCTGGTGCAGCCCACCGTGCACAACGCGCTGGTGCTCGGCGGCTGCACCCTGTTCTGGGTGCTGGCCACGCGCAAGCTGCACTGGGCCGTGGGGCTGCGGGCGGATCAGGTGGAGGATGTCAGCCGGATCCTCTCGCGGGTCTTCGTCGCCTCGTGA
- a CDS encoding TetR/AcrR family transcriptional regulator: MAQALRKDEVRNTRRAILDEALDLFSVHGYAGTSIRQIARAVEVRESALYHHFPSKAAIFEALLHEYGPGKTERLSQLDLDAALAGGVQACLRTMAVELFEEWALPREQKFARLMMSEAPRLSTAGIVHPAAILGQSHTHMVHFLEELVRRQLIRPGDLDLYALEFMGPLIMLRQMYLMMSWGLTDMRVLKNQVEQHVHHFCQSVKL, encoded by the coding sequence ATGGCGCAAGCGCTGCGAAAAGACGAGGTCCGCAACACCCGGCGCGCCATCCTGGACGAGGCCTTGGACCTGTTCTCGGTCCATGGCTACGCGGGCACGTCCATCCGGCAGATCGCCCGCGCCGTGGAGGTGCGGGAAAGTGCGCTCTACCACCACTTCCCCTCCAAGGCGGCCATCTTCGAGGCGCTGCTGCACGAGTACGGCCCGGGGAAAACCGAGCGCCTGAGCCAGCTGGACCTGGACGCGGCGCTGGCGGGCGGCGTTCAGGCCTGCCTGCGCACCATGGCCGTGGAGCTCTTCGAGGAATGGGCCCTGCCGCGCGAGCAGAAGTTCGCCCGGCTGATGATGTCCGAGGCCCCGCGGCTGAGCACCGCGGGCATCGTCCACCCCGCCGCCATCCTGGGCCAGTCCCACACCCACATGGTGCACTTCCTGGAGGAGCTGGTGCGCCGCCAGCTCATCCGCCCTGGGGATTTGGACCTCTACGCCCTGGAGTTCATGGGGCCGCTCATCATGCTGCGCCAGATGTACCTGATGATGTCCTGGGGCCTGACGGACATGCGGGTCCTGAAAAACCAGGTTGAACAACACGTCCACCATTTCTGTCAGTCGGTGAAACTATGA
- a CDS encoding ABC transporter permease: protein MKLITLAARNLTRNRRRTAISLAALVLGVCVMVLLRAYINGQQRVTQDGVVQGNLGAVVINKKGYQANVQSSPLTLDMADSEELRKRIASVEGVKALTARIAFGAMLSMPDTQAEGQPPPASEEDEGAGKTTFLYMTAFDPKLEAQVTPRRMDWLGTGSFLTSVDASEMMLNADMARSLGTQVMSLQSPPPEDQWPALLASDRDGVLNGEGVKLSGTLVSATPGDRRLGYVPLATAQRLLRMEGRVTEYALALNQLEDAPRVRDALKAQLGADYEVHTWDEVQPYVAELLKQEDSLFGIIIFIFLFVVLLGVVNVMLMNVLERVREIGTMLAVGMRRRHIISLFLMEGAVLGLLGGVIGALVGYALTLWLNQKGIRIPAPGASVDSIIRPVIPLTYLVRATVVAIVGASLAALWPAYRASRLRPVEALSTS from the coding sequence GTGAAGCTCATCACTCTCGCCGCCCGCAACCTCACGCGCAACCGGCGCCGGACCGCGATCTCGCTCGCCGCCCTGGTCCTGGGCGTGTGTGTGATGGTGCTCCTGCGCGCCTACATCAACGGCCAGCAGCGCGTCACCCAGGACGGGGTGGTGCAGGGCAACCTGGGGGCCGTCGTCATCAACAAGAAGGGCTACCAGGCCAACGTCCAGAGCTCGCCGCTGACGCTGGACATGGCGGACTCGGAGGAGCTGCGCAAGCGCATCGCCTCCGTGGAGGGCGTCAAGGCGCTCACCGCGCGCATCGCCTTCGGCGCCATGCTCTCCATGCCGGACACGCAGGCCGAGGGCCAGCCGCCCCCCGCCTCCGAGGAGGACGAGGGCGCGGGCAAGACGACCTTCCTTTATATGACGGCGTTCGATCCGAAGCTGGAGGCGCAGGTGACGCCCCGCCGGATGGACTGGCTGGGCACGGGCAGCTTCCTGACGAGCGTGGACGCCTCCGAGATGATGCTCAACGCGGACATGGCGCGCAGCCTGGGCACCCAGGTGATGAGCCTCCAGTCGCCACCGCCCGAGGACCAGTGGCCCGCGCTGCTGGCCAGCGACCGCGACGGGGTGCTCAACGGCGAGGGCGTGAAGCTCTCCGGCACGCTGGTGAGCGCCACGCCGGGCGACCGCCGCCTGGGCTACGTGCCGCTGGCCACCGCGCAGCGCCTGCTGCGCATGGAGGGGCGCGTGACGGAGTACGCCCTGGCGCTGAACCAGCTGGAGGATGCGCCCCGGGTGCGCGATGCGCTCAAGGCCCAGCTCGGCGCGGACTACGAGGTGCACACGTGGGATGAGGTGCAGCCCTACGTGGCGGAGCTGCTCAAGCAGGAGGATTCCCTCTTCGGCATCATCATCTTCATCTTCCTGTTCGTGGTGCTGCTGGGCGTCGTCAACGTGATGCTGATGAACGTGCTGGAGCGGGTGCGGGAGATTGGCACCATGCTGGCGGTAGGCATGCGCCGGCGCCACATCATCTCGCTGTTCCTCATGGAGGGCGCGGTGCTGGGCCTGCTGGGCGGCGTCATCGGCGCGCTCGTGGGCTACGCGCTCACGCTGTGGCTGAACCAGAAGGGCATCCGCATCCCCGCCCCTGGCGCCAGCGTGGACAGCATCATCCGGCCCGTCATCCCGCTGACCTACCTCGTCCGGGCCACCGTGGTGGCCATCGTGGGCGCGTCGCTGGCGGCCCTGTGGCCCGCCTACCGCGCGTCCCGGCTCCGTCCCGTGGAGGCTTTGAGCACCTCATGA
- a CDS encoding ABC transporter permease — translation MSTSLPSIAVRNVARNGRRSFITLAAVLLGVTAVIVLRGISDGFVRLMEDEVVQGRTGALQIHRKGFVDSVEALPLEPNMPYDDEMRARIRGVPGVTGVTGHIQFSGLVSNGVSQTMFVGRALDMKTEKQAVPRSGFDVRVGGEELSEADYTHGIFGAELIKSFGAVTQAAKKKALAENAPGAQALVEQVTLSSTSPKGRSNSFDVAIKGLSDSNLPFENKRVATVPLALAQDLLGMQGRVTEYAVAVDNLENLERIAAELRTKLGPEYEVHTWQELQPFVRDVIVRLKVVLGFVSAVLGIIIVTGIINVMLMSVFERVREIGTMLAVGVRRRQVLTLFLTEAAFLGLLGSVGGAAIGSALVALLASQGIPMKSLGSGVESLLRPELHAPFMLGTLAFATLGAILAASYPAWRASRMQPVDALRSV, via the coding sequence ATGAGCACGTCCCTTCCTTCGATCGCCGTCCGCAACGTGGCGCGCAATGGGCGCCGCAGCTTCATCACCCTGGCCGCCGTCCTGCTCGGCGTCACCGCCGTCATCGTGCTGCGCGGCATCTCCGATGGCTTCGTGCGCCTCATGGAGGACGAGGTCGTCCAGGGCCGCACGGGCGCCCTGCAGATTCACCGCAAGGGCTTCGTCGACAGCGTGGAGGCGCTCCCGCTGGAGCCCAACATGCCCTACGACGACGAGATGCGCGCGCGCATCCGCGGCGTGCCCGGCGTCACCGGCGTCACCGGCCACATCCAGTTCTCGGGGCTGGTGAGCAACGGCGTCTCGCAGACGATGTTCGTCGGCCGGGCGCTGGACATGAAGACCGAGAAGCAGGCGGTGCCCCGCTCGGGCTTCGACGTGCGCGTGGGCGGCGAGGAGCTATCCGAGGCGGACTACACCCACGGCATCTTCGGCGCCGAGCTCATCAAATCCTTCGGCGCGGTGACCCAGGCGGCCAAGAAGAAGGCCCTGGCGGAGAACGCCCCCGGCGCACAGGCGCTCGTGGAGCAGGTGACGCTCTCCTCCACCAGCCCCAAGGGCCGCTCCAACTCGTTCGACGTGGCCATCAAGGGCCTGAGCGACTCCAACCTGCCCTTCGAGAACAAGCGCGTGGCCACCGTGCCGCTGGCGCTCGCGCAGGACCTGCTGGGCATGCAGGGGCGCGTCACCGAGTACGCCGTGGCGGTGGACAACCTGGAGAACCTGGAGCGCATCGCCGCGGAGCTGCGCACGAAGCTCGGCCCCGAGTACGAGGTCCACACCTGGCAGGAGCTGCAGCCGTTCGTGCGCGACGTCATCGTCCGCCTGAAGGTCGTCCTGGGCTTCGTGTCCGCGGTGCTCGGCATCATCATCGTCACCGGCATCATCAACGTGATGCTCATGAGCGTGTTCGAGCGGGTGCGCGAGATTGGCACCATGCTCGCCGTGGGGGTGCGCCGCCGCCAGGTGCTCACCCTGTTCCTGACGGAGGCGGCCTTCCTGGGGCTCCTGGGCAGCGTGGGCGGCGCGGCCATTGGCAGCGCGCTCGTGGCCCTGCTGGCCTCCCAGGGCATCCCCATGAAGAGCCTGGGCAGCGGCGTGGAGTCCCTGCTGCGCCCCGAGCTGCACGCGCCCTTCATGCTCGGCACGCTCGCCTTCGCCACCTTGGGCGCCATCCTCGCGGCCAGCTACCCCGCCTGGAGGGCCAGCCGCATGCAGCCCGTGGATGCCCTTCGCTCCGTGTAG